One segment of Fuscovulum ytuae DNA contains the following:
- the metG gene encoding methionine--tRNA ligase produces the protein MARILITSAIPYINGIKHLGNLVGSQLPADLFARYMRARGHEVMFICATDEHGTPAELAAAKAGKPVADYCAEMHKVQADLAKGFRLSFDHFGRSSSQRNHRLTQHFAGRLAENGLIAEVSEKQVFSIDDKRFLPDRYITGTCPNCGYDAARGDQCENCTKQLDPTDLINPRSSISGSTNLEVRETKHLYLRQRALREKLEAWIDSKTDWPILTTSIAKKWLNDGDGLQDRGITRDLHWGIPVKKGDQDWPGMEGKVFYVWFDAPIEYIAGTAEWADANGLDDAAWERWWRTDKGASDVTYYQFMGKDNVPFHTLSFPATILGSGEPWKLVDYLKSFNYLNYDGGQFSTSQGRGVFMDQALSILPADYWRWWLLSHAPENSDSEFTWENFQASVNKDLADVLGNFVSRVTKFAKSKLGETIPAGGDFTPAETALIADLGARIRDYETLMAQMEVRKAAAELRAIWVIGNEYLQAAAPWSAVKTDPARAEAIVRLSLNLIRIYAILSQPFIPDAAATMMQAMGSDDWTWPEDVPAAIRALPAGHAFSVPENLFRKITDEERTDWQQKFSGVRS, from the coding sequence ATGGCACGGATTCTGATCACCTCCGCCATCCCCTATATCAACGGGATCAAGCACTTAGGCAATCTCGTCGGCTCTCAGCTGCCTGCGGACCTCTTCGCCCGCTACATGCGCGCCCGGGGTCATGAGGTGATGTTCATCTGCGCCACCGACGAACACGGCACCCCCGCCGAATTGGCCGCCGCCAAGGCGGGCAAGCCGGTTGCCGACTATTGCGCTGAAATGCACAAGGTGCAGGCCGACCTCGCGAAAGGGTTCCGTCTGTCCTTCGATCACTTCGGCCGCTCTTCCAGCCAGCGCAACCACCGCCTGACCCAGCATTTCGCAGGCCGCCTTGCCGAAAATGGCCTGATCGCGGAAGTCTCTGAAAAGCAGGTCTTTTCCATCGATGACAAGCGCTTCCTCCCCGACCGCTACATCACCGGCACCTGCCCCAACTGCGGCTACGATGCCGCGCGCGGCGATCAATGCGAAAACTGCACCAAGCAGCTTGATCCGACCGATCTGATCAACCCCCGCTCCTCTATCTCCGGCTCCACGAACCTTGAGGTGCGGGAAACCAAACACCTCTATCTCCGCCAGCGCGCGCTGCGAGAAAAGCTCGAGGCGTGGATCGACTCGAAAACCGACTGGCCGATCCTCACCACCTCCATCGCCAAGAAATGGCTCAACGATGGCGATGGTTTGCAAGACCGCGGCATCACCCGCGACCTGCATTGGGGCATCCCGGTCAAGAAGGGCGATCAGGATTGGCCGGGGATGGAAGGCAAGGTCTTCTATGTCTGGTTCGACGCCCCCATCGAATATATCGCAGGCACCGCCGAATGGGCCGATGCCAACGGTCTCGACGATGCGGCATGGGAACGCTGGTGGCGCACCGACAAGGGTGCCTCTGACGTCACCTATTACCAATTCATGGGCAAGGACAACGTCCCCTTCCACACCCTGTCCTTCCCCGCCACAATCCTTGGGTCGGGCGAACCGTGGAAGCTTGTGGATTACCTCAAGTCCTTCAATTACCTCAATTATGACGGCGGCCAATTCTCCACCAGCCAAGGCCGCGGCGTGTTCATGGATCAGGCGCTGTCGATCCTTCCCGCCGATTACTGGCGCTGGTGGCTCCTTTCCCACGCGCCCGAAAATTCCGACAGCGAGTTTACGTGGGAGAATTTCCAGGCTTCTGTGAACAAGGACCTCGCCGATGTTCTGGGCAATTTCGTCTCCCGCGTGACGAAATTCGCCAAATCCAAACTCGGCGAAACCATCCCCGCAGGCGGCGATTTCACCCCCGCCGAAACTGCCCTCATTGCTGATCTGGGCGCGCGCATCCGCGATTACGAAACCCTCATGGCGCAGATGGAGGTCCGCAAGGCCGCCGCCGAACTGCGCGCCATCTGGGTGATCGGCAACGAATACCTACAAGCCGCCGCGCCCTGGTCGGCCGTCAAGACCGATCCCGCACGGGCCGAGGCGATCGTCCGCCTTTCTCTCAACCTCATCCGCATCTACGCGATCCTGTCTCAGCCCTTCATCCCCGATGCCGCGGCCACCATGATGCAGGCAATGGGGTCGGATGATTGGACCTGGCCCGAAGACGTCCCCGCCGCGATCCGCGCCCTTCCTGCAGGCCATGCCTTCAGCGTGCCCGAAAACCTCTTCCGCAAGATCACGGATGAGGAACGCACGGATTGGCAACAGAAATTCTCCGGCGTCAGAAGCTGA
- a CDS encoding cytochrome b, whose protein sequence is MLKNSADRFGLISRLLHWGIAGLVVVMLSLGLRLSDMEPGLANLWLYGLHKSLGILTLSLMLARILWHLYTPPPRPMGGGRQAIMARTAHLAIYALLLAIPLSGWIGSAATGLDVVIFDRWTLPAIAPISPLWEETAFTLHDALTKVLIALLFLHMGAALKREMDGDGTLRRMVLGRARD, encoded by the coding sequence ATGCTGAAGAACAGCGCCGATCGCTTCGGCCTGATCTCCCGCCTGCTTCACTGGGGCATCGCGGGGCTGGTTGTGGTGATGCTGTCCTTGGGCCTCAGGCTTTCCGACATGGAACCGGGCCTGGCCAACCTCTGGCTCTATGGCCTGCACAAGTCTTTGGGAATCCTCACTCTTTCCCTGATGCTCGCCCGCATCCTCTGGCATCTCTACACCCCCCCGCCGCGTCCGATGGGGGGCGGCCGGCAGGCCATCATGGCCCGCACCGCCCATCTTGCCATCTACGCCCTTCTCCTTGCCATCCCCCTCTCTGGCTGGATCGGCAGCGCCGCCACCGGCCTTGATGTGGTGATCTTCGACCGCTGGACCCTGCCCGCCATCGCCCCCATCTCCCCGCTCTGGGAAGAAACCGCCTTCACCCTGCATGACGCGCTGACCAAGGTCCTGATCGCCCTCCTCTTTCTCCACATGGGGGCCGCGCTGAAACGCGAAATGGATGGCGACGGCACACTCCGCCGCATGGTCCTGGGCCGCGCCCGCGACTGA
- a CDS encoding YceI family protein, which yields MRPSILATLATLALTTLPATARPVPYILEADKSSVGFETDFGPDLITGDMPVKTADLILDFDRVENSQIAVALDVTGAKASFPFAAQALKGPKVLDSKSFPEMSFQSTAIRPDGDGAAVDGLLTIRGVTRLVTLDAMIWRQKGTEAGDLSQLTVRLTGAVQRSDYGATGWSDMVGDEVRLTILARIARAD from the coding sequence ATGCGCCCGTCCATCCTCGCCACCCTCGCCACCCTCGCCCTGACGACCCTCCCCGCCACCGCCCGCCCGGTGCCTTATATCCTTGAGGCCGACAAATCCTCCGTGGGCTTCGAAACCGATTTCGGCCCCGACCTCATTACCGGCGACATGCCCGTCAAAACCGCCGATCTGATCCTCGATTTCGACCGGGTGGAAAACTCCCAAATCGCCGTCGCCCTTGATGTGACCGGGGCCAAAGCCTCTTTCCCCTTTGCGGCACAGGCGCTCAAGGGGCCGAAAGTCCTTGATTCCAAAAGTTTTCCTGAAATGTCCTTCCAATCCACCGCGATCCGTCCGGACGGTGATGGCGCAGCGGTGGATGGCCTTCTCACCATCCGGGGCGTCACCCGCCTGGTCACGCTTGACGCCATGATCTGGCGGCAAAAGGGAACCGAGGCGGGCGATCTCAGCCAGCTTACCGTCCGCCTCACCGGGGCGGTCCAACGCTCTGATTACGGTGCAACTGGCTGGTCAGACATGGTGGGGGATGAGGTCCGCCTCACCATCCTCGCCCGTATCGCCCGGGCCGACTGA
- a CDS encoding fatty acid desaturase — protein MHDDSPAIEWPTLLLLVATYGLWAIGTTQASEINVFLGILLTGLAIAQFSSLQHEILHGHPFQSRALNEALAFPALTLTVPYGRFRDTHLAHHHDPILTDPYDDPESNFFDPVVWVRQPAWVKALFRLNNTLLGRVTIGPILGAVLWLTSEAKGVIRNDPGLRRDWALHAAGLIPVILWLWAAAMPWWAYLLAAWIGHGLLKIRTFLEHRAHEAARARTVVIEDRGPLSLLFLNNNFHVVHHMHPAVPWYRLPALYAANRDHYLRRNDGYLYRSYAEIFRAHLFRAKDPVPHPLMPGPDKP, from the coding sequence TTGCACGACGACAGCCCGGCCATCGAATGGCCTACCCTTCTCCTCCTCGTCGCCACCTATGGCCTATGGGCAATAGGAACAACGCAAGCCTCTGAAATAAACGTCTTTCTTGGCATCCTCCTGACCGGCCTCGCCATCGCGCAATTCTCCTCGCTCCAGCACGAAATCCTGCACGGCCACCCTTTCCAGTCGCGCGCCCTGAACGAGGCGCTCGCCTTCCCCGCACTCACCCTGACCGTGCCTTATGGCCGTTTCCGTGACACCCACCTGGCCCACCACCACGACCCGATCCTGACCGATCCCTATGACGACCCGGAATCGAATTTCTTCGACCCGGTGGTCTGGGTGCGCCAGCCGGCATGGGTCAAGGCTTTGTTTCGCTTGAACAATACCCTTCTTGGCCGGGTCACCATCGGCCCCATCCTTGGCGCTGTCCTCTGGCTGACGTCCGAGGCGAAGGGGGTCATCCGCAACGATCCCGGCCTGCGCCGCGATTGGGCCCTGCATGCGGCTGGCCTCATTCCCGTGATCCTCTGGCTTTGGGCGGCAGCCATGCCGTGGTGGGCCTATCTTCTCGCCGCATGGATCGGGCATGGCCTGCTGAAGATCCGCACCTTCCTTGAACACCGCGCCCACGAAGCCGCGCGCGCCCGCACCGTGGTGATTGAAGATCGCGGCCCGCTTTCCCTTTTGTTTTTGAACAATAATTTCCACGTCGTGCATCACATGCACCCCGCCGTTCCGTGGTATCGCCTGCCCGCGCTCTATGCTGCGAACCGCGACCACTACCTGCGCCGGAATGACGGTTACCTCTACCGCAGCTATGCCGAGATTTTCCGCGCCCACCTGTTCCGCGCCAAGGACCCTGTGCCCCATCCCCTGATGCCGGGGCCGGACAAGCCTTAA
- a CDS encoding helix-turn-helix domain-containing protein — translation MVGKMDKRDRAGLFRARLTEAMADKAMTRAALARAVGVDRSTLSQLLAAGTRLPNAQLAADCAQALGISADWLLGLTGRPEPIADLLATSLTVTEAPRALIDETIFGWHQEAAGYKIRHVPATLPDMLKTRAVVEWEYRPQLGRTAEQALGAFEDRLTWMRNARSDYEIALPLHEIAAFAGGVGYYAGLPEAARAEQLDRLILLTEQLYPSLRLYLFDARRVFSAPVTVFGPLLAVVYLGRHYLAFRDSARVQQISQHFDWLVKEAAFSARDVTGHLRELRQEIG, via the coding sequence ATGGTTGGGAAAATGGACAAGCGCGACCGCGCGGGGCTGTTTCGCGCGCGCCTGACTGAAGCGATGGCCGATAAAGCCATGACGCGCGCGGCCTTGGCGCGGGCGGTGGGGGTGGATCGGTCGACTTTGTCGCAGCTTTTGGCGGCCGGGACGCGGCTGCCGAATGCGCAATTGGCGGCGGATTGTGCGCAGGCATTGGGAATCTCGGCCGATTGGCTGTTGGGATTGACGGGGCGGCCAGAGCCGATTGCCGATCTTTTGGCGACAAGTCTTACCGTGACGGAAGCGCCGCGCGCGCTGATTGATGAGACGATCTTTGGCTGGCATCAGGAGGCGGCGGGATACAAGATACGGCATGTGCCGGCAACTTTGCCCGATATGTTGAAGACGCGGGCGGTGGTGGAATGGGAATATCGCCCGCAACTGGGCCGGACAGCCGAGCAGGCGCTGGGGGCGTTTGAGGACCGGCTGACCTGGATGCGCAATGCCCGGTCGGATTACGAGATTGCGCTGCCCTTGCATGAAATCGCGGCCTTTGCGGGGGGTGTGGGCTATTATGCGGGGCTGCCAGAGGCCGCGCGGGCCGAGCAGTTGGATAGGCTTATCCTATTGACAGAACAGCTTTATCCGTCGCTGCGGCTTTATCTCTTCGACGCGCGGCGGGTGTTTTCGGCCCCTGTGACGGTGTTCGGCCCCCTTCTGGCCGTGGTCTATTTGGGGCGGCATTATCTGGCGTTCCGCGACAGCGCCCGGGTGCAGCAGATCAGCCAGCATTTCGATTGGCTGGTGAAAGAGGCGGCCTTTAGTGCAAGGGATGTGACGGGTCATCTGCGGGAATTGCGGCAGGAGATCGGCTGA
- a CDS encoding lipocalin family protein, which translates to MPRLIPALLLTLLAACTQTTRLDGFRNQGPIYSNAVLDLRLLQGTWTQAAAFSTSRATCHPGGAEIATTPTGLAIRARLCLNGSDIAYSGPLAITGPGRLRPMGQAAAPLNRDWWLLWADTDLRTLVLGTPDGSFGFILNRGGPLSPDRLAAARDILDWNGYDISRLATFTR; encoded by the coding sequence GTGCCTCGACTGATCCCCGCCCTCCTCCTTACCCTCCTCGCCGCCTGCACCCAGACGACGCGCCTCGATGGTTTCCGCAACCAAGGCCCGATCTATTCCAACGCCGTCCTCGACCTGCGCCTGTTGCAAGGCACATGGACCCAAGCCGCCGCCTTCTCCACCAGCCGCGCCACATGCCACCCCGGCGGGGCCGAGATTGCGACCACGCCTACAGGCCTTGCGATCCGCGCCCGCCTCTGCCTGAACGGGTCCGACATCGCCTATTCCGGCCCCCTCGCCATCACCGGACCTGGTCGCCTGCGCCCCATGGGTCAGGCCGCAGCACCGCTCAACCGTGACTGGTGGCTGCTCTGGGCCGATACCGACCTACGTACCCTCGTCCTCGGCACGCCGGATGGCAGCTTCGGCTTCATCCTCAACCGAGGCGGGCCCCTGTCGCCCGACCGCCTCGCCGCTGCCCGCGATATCCTTGACTGGAATGGATACGACATTTCGCGCCTCGCCACCTTCACGCGCTGA
- a CDS encoding iron-containing alcohol dehydrogenase — protein MPPFAIATPQRILFGRGEAAKAPAAIAAFGPRGLIIHGANAARAAWLIDALHAAGIETLSLPCASEPTLPMLEQALAQARPFQPQWVTSLGGGAALDLGKALAALLPAPTGPMDHLEVVGKGLPLAAAPLPFIALPTTAGTGAEATKNAVIGLPDHGRKVSLRDDRMLARLAIVDPALTDNTPRATTLASGLDAITQVIEPYVSSKATPFTDAITTPAIPQGLIALKRLMETEDPQARDALAYTSLTGGLALANAGLGAVHGLAGVIGGLTPAPHGAICGVLLAPILRLNRQLATGETARRLDTVFHHIATTLGGTPQDAPDTLAAWASAAGLPGLATLGLPAALHAETARAALTSSSMKGNPVALTEADLLAALTAAA, from the coding sequence ATGCCCCCCTTCGCCATCGCCACCCCGCAACGCATCCTCTTTGGCCGGGGTGAGGCCGCGAAAGCCCCCGCCGCCATCGCCGCCTTCGGCCCCCGCGGCCTGATCATCCACGGCGCAAATGCCGCCCGCGCGGCATGGCTGATCGACGCGCTCCATGCCGCAGGCATCGAAACCCTGTCCCTCCCCTGCGCTTCTGAACCCACGCTCCCCATGCTGGAACAGGCCCTCGCACAGGCCCGCCCCTTCCAACCCCAATGGGTCACATCCCTCGGCGGCGGCGCCGCGCTCGATCTGGGCAAGGCGCTGGCAGCCCTCCTCCCCGCCCCCACCGGCCCGATGGACCATCTCGAGGTCGTGGGCAAAGGCCTCCCCCTCGCCGCCGCCCCCCTTCCCTTCATCGCGCTCCCCACCACCGCAGGCACGGGGGCCGAAGCGACAAAGAACGCCGTCATCGGCCTGCCCGATCATGGGCGCAAGGTCAGCCTCCGCGACGACCGCATGCTCGCCCGCCTCGCCATCGTGGACCCCGCGCTGACCGACAACACCCCCCGCGCCACCACCCTCGCCTCCGGTCTTGACGCGATCACGCAGGTGATCGAACCCTATGTCTCCTCCAAGGCCACCCCCTTCACCGACGCCATCACCACCCCCGCCATCCCCCAAGGCCTGATCGCCCTCAAACGCCTGATGGAAACCGAAGACCCACAGGCCCGCGATGCCCTCGCCTATACCTCCCTCACTGGCGGCCTCGCGCTCGCCAATGCAGGCCTCGGCGCGGTGCATGGCCTTGCTGGCGTCATCGGCGGCCTCACCCCCGCCCCCCATGGCGCGATCTGCGGCGTGCTTCTGGCCCCGATCCTCCGCCTCAACCGCCAGCTTGCCACGGGCGAAACCGCCCGCCGCCTCGACACGGTCTTTCACCACATCGCCACCACCCTCGGCGGCACCCCGCAAGACGCCCCCGACACGCTGGCCGCTTGGGCCAGCGCCGCAGGCCTGCCCGGCCTTGCAACCCTCGGCCTGCCCGCCGCCCTCCATGCCGAAACGGCACGCGCCGCGCTCACCTCCTCGTCCATGAAGGGCAACCCCGTCGCATTGACCGAGGCGGACCTCCTCGCCGCCCTGACCGCTGCCGCCTGA
- the glpK gene encoding glycerol kinase GlpK has protein sequence MTHILAIDQGTTSSRAILFDASLKVRAVAQEEFPQHYPASGWVEHDPSDLWSTVAGTARAAIEKAGIGADSIAAIGITNQRETTLIWDRATGEPIHRAIVWQDRRTADICGALKSAGHEPMITARTGLLLDPYFSGTKIKWLLDHVPGARARAARGELAFGTVDTFLIWKLTGGKVHATDATNAARTLIYNIATGEWDADICALLDIPMSLLPEVKDCAADYGTTRPDLFGREIPILGVAGDQQAATVGQACFAPGMMKSTYGTGCFALLNTGTDMVPSKNRLLTTIAYRLDGQTTYALEGSIFIAGAVVQWLRDGLKIIREAKETQPLADAADPSQDVVLVPAFTGLGAPYWRPDCRGAVYGLTRNSGPAELAKAALESVGYQTRDLLEAMRSDWGAAADGILRVDGGMTASDWAMQFLSDILGAPVDRPVVTETTALGAAYLAGLKAGLCPPPAEFQTSWALERRFTPAMDDRTRNAKYARWGRAVAATMTV, from the coding sequence ATGACCCATATCCTCGCCATCGATCAGGGCACCACCTCCTCGCGCGCGATCCTCTTCGACGCCAGCCTCAAGGTCCGTGCCGTCGCGCAGGAAGAATTCCCCCAGCACTACCCCGCCTCTGGCTGGGTGGAACATGATCCTTCCGACCTCTGGTCCACCGTCGCAGGCACCGCCCGCGCCGCCATCGAAAAGGCCGGGATCGGCGCCGACAGCATCGCCGCCATCGGCATCACCAACCAACGCGAAACCACCCTGATCTGGGATCGCGCCACGGGCGAACCCATCCACCGCGCCATCGTCTGGCAGGACCGCCGCACCGCCGATATCTGCGGCGCGCTGAAATCGGCAGGCCACGAACCGATGATCACCGCCCGCACGGGCCTTCTCCTCGACCCCTATTTTTCAGGCACCAAGATCAAATGGTTGCTTGACCACGTCCCCGGCGCCCGCGCCCGCGCCGCACGCGGCGAACTCGCCTTCGGCACCGTCGACACCTTCCTCATCTGGAAACTGACCGGCGGCAAGGTCCACGCGACCGACGCCACCAACGCCGCCCGCACGCTCATCTACAACATCGCCACGGGCGAATGGGACGCCGATATCTGCGCCCTGCTCGACATCCCCATGTCCCTCCTTCCAGAGGTCAAGGACTGCGCCGCCGATTACGGCACCACCCGCCCCGATCTCTTCGGCCGCGAAATCCCGATCCTCGGCGTCGCCGGCGACCAGCAGGCCGCCACCGTGGGTCAGGCCTGCTTCGCCCCCGGCATGATGAAATCCACCTATGGCACGGGCTGCTTTGCGCTCTTGAATACCGGGACCGACATGGTCCCTTCGAAGAACCGCCTCCTTACCACCATCGCCTACCGCCTTGATGGCCAGACGACCTACGCCCTCGAAGGCTCCATCTTCATCGCGGGCGCGGTGGTCCAATGGCTGCGCGACGGGCTGAAAATCATCCGTGAGGCGAAGGAAACCCAGCCCCTTGCCGATGCCGCCGACCCGTCGCAGGACGTGGTCCTCGTCCCCGCCTTCACCGGACTCGGCGCGCCCTATTGGCGGCCCGATTGCCGGGGCGCGGTCTATGGCCTCACCCGCAATTCCGGCCCTGCCGAACTGGCCAAGGCCGCGCTGGAAAGCGTCGGCTACCAGACCCGCGACCTGCTCGAAGCAATGCGCTCCGACTGGGGCGCCGCCGCCGACGGCATCCTGCGCGTCGATGGCGGCATGACGGCCAGCGATTGGGCGATGCAATTCCTCTCCGACATCCTCGGTGCCCCCGTCGACCGCCCGGTTGTCACCGAAACCACCGCCCTCGGCGCGGCCTATCTGGCGGGCCTCAAGGCTGGCCTCTGCCCACCCCCGGCGGAATTCCAAACCTCATGGGCCCTCGAACGCCGCTTCACCCCGGCGATGGACGACCGCACCCGCAACGCCAAATACGCCCGCTGGGGCCGCGCCGTCGCGGCAACGATGACGGTCTGA
- a CDS encoding ABC transporter substrate-binding protein — protein MRLRQTTTAMALALMAMGSAPAWADMEAAKAFLDAEIGDLSTLSRADQEAEMQWFVDAAAPFAGMEIKVVSETITTHEYEAKVLAPAFEAITGIKVTHDLIGEGDVVEKLQTQMQSGENIYDAYINDSDLIGTHWRYQQARNLTDWMAGEGAAVTNPNLDVADFIGTKFTTGPDGKLYQLPDQQFANLYWFRYDWFNDQKTKDDFKAAYGYDLGVPLNWSAYEDIAEFFTGRDMSYAGGPASGVYGNMDYGKKDPSLGWRYTDAWMSMAGMGDVGEPNGLPVDEWGIRVNENSQPVGSCVARGGATNDAAAVYAVTKAIEWLQKYSPPEAQGMTFGEAGPVPAQGNIAQQMFWYTAFTADMVKPGPVMNEDGTPKWRMAPSPHGTYWQDGMKVGYQDAGSWTLMKSTPLERAQAAWLYAQFVTSKTVDVKKSHVGLTFIRESTIQHQSFTDRAPQLGGLVEFYRSPARVQWSPTGTNVPDYPKLAQLWWQNIGDAMSGAKTPQEALDALCEEQEKVLERLERAGVQGDIGPKMNEPQDPQYWIDQPGSPVGKLENEKPAGETISYDELIKSWQQG, from the coding sequence ATGAGACTCAGACAAACGACAACCGCGATGGCGCTTGCGCTCATGGCGATGGGCTCGGCCCCGGCCTGGGCCGATATGGAGGCGGCGAAAGCCTTCCTCGATGCCGAGATCGGCGATCTCTCGACCCTCTCTCGCGCCGATCAAGAGGCCGAGATGCAGTGGTTCGTCGACGCCGCTGCCCCCTTCGCCGGAATGGAAATCAAGGTGGTGTCGGAAACCATCACCACCCACGAATACGAAGCCAAGGTTCTCGCCCCGGCCTTCGAGGCGATCACCGGCATCAAGGTCACCCATGACCTGATCGGCGAAGGCGATGTGGTCGAAAAGCTGCAAACGCAGATGCAGTCGGGCGAAAACATCTATGACGCCTATATCAACGACTCGGACCTGATCGGCACCCACTGGCGCTATCAGCAGGCCCGCAACCTGACCGACTGGATGGCAGGCGAAGGCGCGGCTGTCACCAACCCGAACCTCGATGTCGCCGACTTTATCGGCACGAAGTTCACCACTGGCCCGGATGGCAAACTCTATCAGCTGCCCGACCAGCAATTCGCGAACCTCTACTGGTTCCGCTACGACTGGTTCAACGATCAAAAGACCAAGGACGACTTCAAGGCCGCCTATGGCTATGACCTCGGCGTTCCGCTGAACTGGTCGGCTTACGAAGACATCGCGGAATTCTTCACCGGTCGCGACATGTCCTATGCAGGCGGCCCGGCTTCCGGCGTCTATGGCAACATGGACTACGGCAAAAAGGACCCCTCGCTCGGCTGGCGCTACACCGATGCGTGGATGTCCATGGCCGGCATGGGCGACGTGGGTGAACCCAACGGCCTTCCGGTCGATGAATGGGGCATCCGCGTGAACGAAAACTCGCAGCCCGTCGGCTCCTGCGTTGCCCGTGGCGGTGCCACGAACGACGCCGCCGCCGTCTATGCCGTGACCAAGGCGATCGAGTGGCTGCAAAAGTACTCGCCGCCCGAAGCGCAGGGCATGACCTTCGGCGAAGCGGGTCCGGTTCCGGCTCAGGGCAACATCGCCCAGCAGATGTTCTGGTACACCGCCTTCACCGCCGACATGGTCAAGCCCGGCCCCGTGATGAACGAGGATGGCACGCCCAAGTGGCGCATGGCCCCCTCGCCGCACGGCACCTATTGGCAGGACGGCATGAAGGTCGGCTATCAGGACGCCGGGTCCTGGACGCTGATGAAGTCCACCCCGCTGGAACGCGCACAGGCCGCTTGGCTTTACGCGCAGTTCGTTACGTCGAAAACCGTGGACGTGAAGAAGTCCCATGTGGGCCTGACCTTCATCCGCGAGTCGACGATCCAGCACCAGTCCTTCACCGACCGCGCGCCGCAACTCGGCGGTCTGGTGGAATTCTACCGCTCGCCCGCCCGCGTCCAGTGGTCGCCCACCGGCACCAACGTTCCGGACTATCCGAAACTGGCGCAGCTGTGGTGGCAGAACATCGGCGACGCCATGTCGGGGGCCAAAACCCCGCAAGAGGCGCTCGATGCCCTCTGCGAAGAGCAGGAGAAAGTGCTGGAACGGCTTGAGCGCGCAGGCGTTCAGGGCGACATCGGTCCGAAGATGAACGAACCGCAGGATCCGCAGTACTGGATCGACCAGCCCGGTTCGCCGGTCGGCAAGCTGGAGAACGAAAAGCCCGCAGGCGAAACGATCTCCTATGACGAGCTGATCAAGTCCTGGCAGCAGGGCTAA
- a CDS encoding DUF2160 domain-containing protein, with product MTSSRWTLIYLATGGSLAAILLALIAATPRRDGALDWYAPMIPGGWMAWTLPVALFFFVIGSLLILFTLLAIRFPETPRRGILRIETTRGDRLFITLLGSAFLCLGWLFFFGAPLWGALILCLIYAAAVFRWV from the coding sequence ATGACCTCGTCCCGCTGGACCCTGATCTATCTCGCCACGGGCGGCAGTCTTGCAGCCATCCTTCTGGCCCTCATCGCCGCAACCCCCCGCCGCGACGGCGCGCTGGATTGGTATGCCCCGATGATCCCCGGCGGCTGGATGGCTTGGACGCTGCCCGTCGCCCTCTTCTTCTTCGTGATCGGCAGCCTTCTGATCCTGTTCACGCTGCTTGCCATCCGTTTCCCTGAAACGCCCCGTCGCGGCATCCTGCGCATCGAAACCACGCGCGGCGACCGGCTTTTCATCACGCTCTTGGGCTCGGCCTTCCTCTGCTTGGGCTGGCTCTTCTTCTTCGGCGCTCCCCTCTGGGGCGCGCTGATCCTTTGCCTGATCTACGCCGCGGCAGTCTTCCGCTGGGTGTGA
- a CDS encoding carbohydrate ABC transporter permease, with protein sequence MRLRGSPLVMTLYLLFLLIPIYWLVNMSFKTNTEITSAFTLFPHDFTLRNYAVILTDPSWYMGYVNSIIYVVMNTVISITVALPAAYAFSRYNFMGDKHLFFWLLTNRMAPPAVFALPFFQLYSSVGLFDTHIAVALAHCLFNVPLAVWILEGFMRGVPKEIDETAYIDGYSFGHFFVKIFMPLIASGIGVAAFFCFMFSWVELLLSRTLTSVNAKPIAATMTRTVSASGMDWGVLAAAGVLTIIPGALVIYFVRNYIAKGFALGRV encoded by the coding sequence ATGCGCCTGCGCGGCTCCCCCCTTGTGATGACGCTTTATCTGCTGTTTCTCCTGATCCCGATCTATTGGCTCGTGAACATGAGCTTCAAGACCAATACCGAGATCACCTCCGCCTTCACCCTCTTCCCGCATGACTTCACCTTGCGGAACTACGCGGTGATCCTGACCGATCCCTCATGGTATATGGGCTATGTGAATTCCATCATCTACGTGGTGATGAACACGGTCATCTCCATCACCGTGGCCCTGCCCGCAGCCTATGCCTTCTCGCGCTACAACTTCATGGGCGACAAGCACCTCTTCTTCTGGCTGCTCACGAACCGCATGGCCCCCCCGGCCGTCTTTGCGCTGCCCTTCTTTCAGCTTTATTCCTCGGTCGGCCTCTTTGACACGCATATCGCCGTGGCCTTGGCGCATTGCCTTTTCAACGTCCCCCTCGCGGTCTGGATCTTGGAAGGGTTCATGCGCGGCGTGCCGAAAGAAATCGACGAAACCGCCTATATCGATGGCTACTCCTTCGGGCATTTCTTCGTGAAAATCTTCATGCCCCTCATCGCCTCCGGCATCGGCGTCGCAGCCTTTTTCTGCTTCATGTTCTCATGGGTGGAACTGCTGCTTTCCCGCACCCTGACATCGGTGAACGCCAAGCCCATCGCCGCCACCATGACCCGCACCGTTTCAGCCTCGGGCATGGATTGGGGCGTGCTGGCCGCCGCAGGCGTCCTGACCATCATCCCCGGTGCGCTGGTGATCTACTTCGTCCGCAACTACATCGCCAAGGGCTTCGCCCTGGGGAGGGTGTGA